One segment of Thermococcus sp. AM4 DNA contains the following:
- a CDS encoding class I SAM-dependent methyltransferase family protein: MKRGTQVIKPRIREILGRELPGELMDLLPKHWVRIGDVLILPLRTELEPYKHRIAEVYAEVLGVKTVLRKGRISGEFRETNYEILYGSDTITVHVENGVKYKLDVARIMFSPANVKERVRMAKVARPGEMVVDMFAGIGHLSLPMAVHGGARVIAIEKSPYTFKFLVENIELNGVWDRMTAYNIDNRDFPGENVADRVIMGYVVRTHEFIPKALSIAKSGAVIHYHNTVPERLMPEEPFKTFREIAREYGVEVEKLNELIIKRYAPGVWHVVVDVRVFK, from the coding sequence ATGAAGAGGGGGACGCAGGTAATAAAACCAAGGATACGCGAGATACTGGGCAGGGAGCTTCCCGGTGAGCTCATGGATCTCCTGCCAAAGCACTGGGTCAGGATAGGGGACGTTCTCATCCTTCCCCTCAGGACGGAGCTTGAACCCTACAAGCACAGAATAGCCGAAGTCTACGCCGAGGTACTTGGGGTTAAAACCGTTCTCAGGAAAGGGCGGATTTCGGGGGAGTTCCGGGAGACGAACTACGAAATTCTCTACGGAAGCGATACGATAACCGTTCACGTGGAAAACGGCGTTAAATACAAGCTCGACGTGGCGAGGATAATGTTCTCGCCGGCGAACGTTAAAGAACGCGTTAGGATGGCAAAGGTCGCTCGACCTGGTGAGATGGTCGTGGACATGTTCGCCGGGATTGGACATTTGAGTCTTCCCATGGCCGTTCATGGGGGTGCGAGGGTTATTGCGATCGAGAAAAGTCCCTACACGTTCAAATTCCTCGTGGAGAACATAGAGCTCAACGGCGTTTGGGATCGGATGACGGCATACAACATCGACAACAGGGATTTTCCCGGCGAGAACGTTGCGGATAGGGTGATCATGGGCTACGTTGTAAGAACTCACGAGTTCATTCCCAAAGCTCTGAGCATAGCCAAGAGCGGGGCGGTAATTCACTACCACAACACGGTCCCAGAGAGGCTAATGCCGGAGGAGCCGTTTAAGACATTCAGGGAGATCGCCCGAGAATACGGGGTTGAGGTCGAAAAGCTGAACGAGCTGATCATCAAACGCTACGCTCCGGGAGTGTGGCACGTCGTAGTGGACGTCAGGGTCTTCAAATGA